The genomic stretch ACACTCCACCATTTTCACGACAAAATGCTTTCCACTCCTCAAAGGAATGCAGCGTTACATCTTCTAGCGCAAATCCCTTGGGTCGGTTCACTTGCTCTAACTTTACCCCAGCTAAATCACTCTTAACCATTCGGCTTCGATGGGGATTTGCAGAACAGGTTCCCAAGTAGCCGGGTGCAATCCAAATCGAACAACCTTGACGGCGCGCTCTTAGACCATAATCATGATCTGCTAGATTATGCGTGTAGACTGGGTTGAAGTTTCCGACTAGGGCTGCCACCGTACGCGGAATCAAAACGCAATTGCCGTGAAAGGTGTCACAACGCCGGGGTTGCTTTAAATCAGGATTAACTTGGTGAAACTTGAGGGGATGCCAAAAATAGGTTTGAGCAACTCCACCATAGCTGGGTTGATTGGTATCAGGATCAAGGGTAGAGGCAACAACGATCGCTTTCTGCTCTCCTTGTGCTGCAAGCTTATCTGATACCTCTAGCAAAGCTCTGAGAGCATAAGGATAGAGCATCGTATCATCGTTTAGCAAGCAATAGTAATCCGGATCTTCTGCCTGTGCCGTTTCAAAGGCAAGTCGCGTTCCTCCATTCCAAAACAGGCTTCCGGTTCCTTGGCGCACCCGAACATTGGGATAGTTTTGGCGCACTGCCTCTGCTGTGCCATCCGTGCTGCCATCATCAATCAAATAAGGCTTTAACTCGATCCCCGGCGGAAGGTTTTGTTCAGATAAAGCCTGCAAGCACCGCAGCGTTTTTTCACGGCGATTGTAGCAGGTCAGGAGGATCGCGATCGTTGTTTGTCTCATTGTTGTTTAAGCCTCATGGGTGAGCAGAGTCAAGGCAGTCTCTACACTGTGCAGAAATTGGTTGTACCGATTTTCAACCCAGGTCTTGACCGATTCGAGGTCGTCAGGCGTGATCGAGCGAGCGATCGCAGTTTGGATAGCTTGAGCAAATTGCCCTGGCTGTTCGGCAGAGTAGACCGTTGTTGGTAGAGTTGTTAATCCCCGTAGGGCAAACGGAGTTGCCACAACGGGTAGAGCGAGCCCGATCGCTTCTAAGGTTTTAAGCTGCACTCCGCCGCCACAAATAGAAGGAATGGCGATCACCCTTGCTTCTGCTAAAAATGCTTGAGCATCTTCTACAAATCCTAGATACTCAACATTGTGATACTTGTCCTTTATCCATTCTGCCCCTCGACCCGCAACCCGAATCGAACAGTGAGCCGGGAGATGCGGATAAACTTGGTCAAAGAAATAGCACAATCCATCTGCATTAGGTTTCCAGATCCAGCTCCCAATCATGCCAATGTCGTAAGTTTTGCGATGAGTCGGATTCACTGGAGAAACATTGACGGGAAGTTCAAATACTTTCACTGAATCCGTTTTATCGAACTGCCTAAAGTAGCTTGCATCATGCGAACTCAGCGTCCAGATTGCTTCACTGGTCGCAGCAAGATTCGCTTCCATTTGTTTGACTAACTGCGCTTCTCGCTGATAAACCCGTTTTTTCAGGTGATCGACACTGGATTTGAGGCGTTGTTGATAGATTTCATGTTCTACATTGTGGGCTAAAACAGCAATCTTACTAGGCTCGACAAGGGCAGGTTTTAACCAGCAAAGTTGAGACGAATGCTCCAGTACAATCACATCATAATGCTGTTGAGATAACAACGATCGTACCGTTTGCACATAGCGATTTGAGTAATATTTCGCTGAGCTATAGGGCAACTGTCGAAACAGGGCGATCGCAGCCCAAAGTAGTGAATGTATTCCGGCAGATGACGTTTCAATATGGCGTTCACCAACTTCGATCGTATCTTTGCCGTAAGGATGACGATCGCCCCAGCGACGATAACCAACGATCGAAACCGAATGACCTAGTGCTTTCATCGCATCGATAAAATGCTGAGATGCGATATCTGCCCCAGTCCCGTATCTGCTAGGAATTGCGGTGGTTAAGTTTAAGATTTTCATAGATAGCGCGTCTCATTGCTGAATTTCTAACAAAGCAACAAATTAACTAGGAAGCCGTGTTCAGGACGGATTGATAGAGGAAGGACATTTTTTTTCCGCGTTGCTCCCAGGTGTAGAAAGACTTGACCCGTTCGTAACCCTTCTCGCCAATCTTGCGTCGGAGTTCTGGAGCTTCAGCAAGACTGGTGATTGCACTGGCGAAATCATGCACAATCTGCTTCTTACTTCCTACATTTACTAAGATCCCGCAGTCTTCAGATAAAACGGTTGCAGTGCCATTCAGTTTCAAACCAATTACAGGTAACTTATAAGCCATTGCTTCGAGAATCACATTGGGTGAACCCTCACGCAAGCTTGGAAACACAAAGATATCTGCTCGCTGGTAATAGCCGCTCATTTCCCGATAAGGAACTTGTCCTAAAAACTCAATTTTCGACTGTAATCCCGCCTGAATAACCTTCTTTTTCCAATAAGGCAGAAGCACTCCGCTACCTACAACCAGCAATCTCCAAGAAATATTGCTTGGTAGGCGTTGTAATGCCTGTAAAAGAAGTCCAAAATTCTTGCGCGGCTCAATCAAACCCGCCCAAAGTAAGCAGATTTCAGCAGACTCAGGTTTTTCAGTTTTGGACAAACCCTCAGGCAGCTTAGGAATGCCTGAATCTGACATTAAGAAAGTTGTCTCAGAATCTCGCATCCTGCGAATTTCATTCAGTGTTTCCAAGTTGCCACATAGAACAAGCTCAGCTTTCCTGACTGTCTCTCTGGCTGCAACGGATGTTAATCTTGTCCAGATAAAGTAAGCCATTCTGATCATTTCTTGGACGATTCCCTTAGCTGGCAAGAACGAATAGCCAACGAGAGGAACACTTTGGCTCCCAGTGACCGGGCCTAAGATGAAAGGTTTAGGAAGCCGCGATAAATAACTCGGAATTGTCCACGAACCATAAGTAACATGATGAACAAGGTCGATCGTCACGGTTTCCAGCAGCTCTTGTGCTTCGATGAAAGCTTGTTTTTGCCATTCAACGCATAGATTGTAAAATTCAAACCGTGGAAAAAGAGCCATCATGAGCTTAGACCCTTGTGGCATTGGAATAAAAATGAGGTGAATGTTATCGCGGTAAGGCAATCGATCGACTGCTGCTCTTACAGGTTCTTCTTGTCCTAAAAAATCAGAGATGAGCGCATAAACTTCATGCTCTTTTGCTAACTCCTTTAGCCAGTTCCAACCCACGCCTTCTTCTGATCCCTTGTCCGGGTGGCAGACAAATGCAGAGAGCAATATTCTCAGTTTCTGAGCAGCCATAGTTCAACCTGCCGCAATCATCCCATCGTTTCAACTATTAATACCCAAATGCTTTGCCTTAAGCTTGATTCCCAAACATGCAATTGATAAAATCCCCTAGCACCAAATCCTCCGCAAACTTCTCTTCCATCATCAGGCGGCTTTTGCGCTTCATCGATTCGATCATGGGTTTGTTTTGAATCAGCGCTTCTAACTGCTGAATTAGGTCTTCCTGAGAGCTACAGATGTAGCCATTCTCTCCATTGACAATAATCTCAGGCGCACCCAGAGCATTTTTTGTCGTTAGGATTGCAAGTCCAGCACACCCCGCCTCACCGATCACCGATGGATAACCTTCAAGCGTTGTTGGCAGAACGAAAATATCGTGACTTCCGAATAAGTTAATATGCTCAGTCTGCCCATAATCCACAGAGGTTTTGACTGTAAGATTGGGGTGAGATTCTACAGCTTGTTTTGTCACGATCGTCAGTTTCACATTCGGATTGTCAAGCTGCTTAAACCAACGCAGCAAAACATCTCCACCCTTACGCTGAAAGTCGCCCCCTACAAACAAGAGACGAATTTCCCGATCGTAGCGTTCAGGCGATGGGATGAACAAATCAAGATCAGGACAGAATGGCAACCTTGCTTTCCTGAGCTTACTTTTGGGAATCTGGTAATCTTGATGAATTCCTTCGATCACTGCATCAGTCAGTCCAAACACATAGCGTTGAGCACTCATCACTTCCCGATGGGTGGCAGTCAACCAACTTGGAGACAACGATGCGTTTAAGAAAGGTTCGTATAGTTTCTTAGTCCAATCCGTGACGATATAGCTACTCTGCTTGCGTGTGACCGGATAGGCGAAAAGCGCAGGGCTAATCCCATGAAATAAAACTTTTCTGCCTTCTTGATAAGCTCTTAGCACTTCTCGACAGAGGTTGTAAGACCCTAAGAACCGTCTTGCAATAACAGAAGCATAAGCGAACTTAGTTGTTGGCACTCCTCTTTGGGCCTGATTTGGAATGAACTGATGCACCCTCAGATCTAAATAGTTCTCAAAGATTGAAATCAGCCGCTTCTCATTGGTTCGATTTCCCAGATCCACGGGAAATGTCACTAGTAGAAGTTTTTTCTCGATCGTCATTTTGCTTCTCACTCAATGTAGTTCCTCAGCCCCCTGAACTTATAAATCTCTTAACTCACAGTTTTCTCGACTAGCTCTGAGTAAAGTGCAATATGCTGCTGAGCTTGCAGGGTTAAGCAAAAGGATGTTTCCGCCTTTTTTCGTGCATTTTCGCTCAGAAATTGATGGCGCTCTAAATCCTCTAAAACCCAGATGATTCCCTGAACTAAGCTCTCCGGTTGGTAAGCTGCTGCAAGAAAGCCATTAACTTGGTGATCAACAATGTCTTTCAAGCCAGTTGCATCGAAAGCAACAACAGGTGTTCCACAGGCTAGAGATTCGGATGCAGTTTGCCCAAACGCCTCTTGTACGGAGGGGACAACCATCACCTCTGCCGCAGCATAGGCGATCGCAAGTGAGACATCATCGTTGAGATGTCCCAAGTAATGCACCTTAAAGCCCACGTCAACTGTCTTTTCTGGCTGTGAAGCTCCAAAAATCACTAGCTCGATTCTATCTTTCCATTCGGTTGTCCTCAGTTTTTGCAGAGCAGACTGAAGTAGATGCCAACCTTTCCGAGTATCGCTCGTTGGATCGAGCGCTCCGAATAACACCAATAATTTGTCTTGAGGAAGATTGAGTCGATCGCGAGCGGCTGGTCGATCAAACGGTTTGTAAATTTGCAGATCCAGTCCGTTCGGAATTACCCTAACTGGAGTGTGACGAAATACAGAACTCTGGCTAGCGCAGTCGGCTAACCAACGGCTCGGAGTCACGACCACAAGATCAAGGTCGCGCCAAGCTTTTGCCTTGCGATTCCAAACCCAGCGAGACAAGTCTTGCTCCTGTGAACTTTGCAACTGTGGACAAGCCCCACAAGATTTTGTGTAGCGATCGCACTGTTCCGCATAGTGACATCCCCCTGTAAATCCAGCCATATCATGCAGCGTCCAGACTAAAGGCTGGCGGAATTGCGCTAAGTTCTCAATGTTCAGAAATCCCTTAAAAATCCAGTGCAGATGAATCACACTCGGTTTAAGTTGAGCGACTTGAGAGACGACCCGATTTGGAACCCACTGCGGCGAAAATCGTGAATGACTGCGCGATCGTGCGGGTAGGTCATCCAGTCTTTCACTGATTAAAAGTTTCTCGTTGAATTTCCTCAAGAACTTCTTTTCAACAAGAACAGAGGGATCATGAGAGCTTTTCGCTTGCACTAACATCTGCGATCGGTATCCAGCTTGTCGCAACCCGCGATGCAATCGATAAGTAGCACGAGCCGCCCCTCCTGTAAGGTCTGAGGAACTTAAATGAAGAACTTCCATATCTTGATTGAAGGAGATAACTAGGCTAGTGTTCGTTCAATGAGATTTTCGTTTCGGTAGGACAGCTTCTTGCCCTCTAAATTTCCCACGGGTGGCGGATGTAGAAAATTGAGATTACCTTCTAGTGATGGATTAACTGTTTGAGAATTCTCTGAGCTTTTCTGCTGGCACGAAAAGCTAAACTCGGTGCCTCTTGCGTAAAGTGCGAATGTTCAGCTTGTGTATCGCGAATGACAAAAGGTGGATGCTTCAGAGGAAACTCCATTGCTTCAATTGGTCGATTTGCTAGACGTGGATTAAATTCCTTCGTATGAGTTGCGTCCGCATCAAAACCACAGTTAGAAATCAGGTTGGTACTTGCGATCGCGCTAACTCCGTTTTGCACCCAGCAAGCAAAAGTCCATTGATAGTCCCAAGTATCGACTAAGTTGTCATACACAGACTGAAATGTGTGTTCCCAAGCTTTAGCAATTTTTGGATCAATCAAGATATCTTTGCACCAGTTTCCAGCTTTGATCGTGGGCCAAAGCGCCATATTCACATCGTAATACTGCCAAGCTCGTCGCCAAGTTGCCCAGCCCCAAATGGGGGTCGATCGCGCAAAGTAATAGCTATACTCTGTTCTGCGGGTCGCTAACCGCGCATTGTCTCCACAAACCGACATAATGCGCTGATCATCGCGATATCGATCGAGCAATTCTTCACAAAACCGAAAGAACGTCGGATGCGGTAAACAATCATCTTCTAGGATAATTGCTTCTTCAACCGTTTCAAAAACCCAATCGAGTCCACTAGCAACCCGATGTTTACAGCCTAAATTGAGGTCGGAGTAATTCGTCAAAAGTTCGCATTTCCAGTCGATCGAATCAATCACGGCACGAGCCGCAGCACACTTTTCAGCTTCGCCGGGTCGATCGACGCGAGCACCATCCGCAATGACTAGCAATTGTTCTGGCTTAGCTTGTCGAATTGCTTCAAAGACTCGTTTCGTAGTATCCGGGCGCTTAAAAATGATCAAGGCAACAGGGGTTTTCATGCGGCTCTCTCAAATTGCTGCAAACTGTAACTCATTCATTTGCTTTAAAAACGGCGGTACTCAACGTTTTGGCAAACAGAGAATATCCTCTCTCTGCCAAGAACTGATAGACACTACCTTTCTGAATCTGCTCCAAGTCCATCTCAGCGCATTCAGCCAAAATATACTCCGGTCTAAACGCTGACCAATCGTTCGATTGCAGCACTTCCAAATCTAAGCCTTCAACATCGATCGACAAAAAGTTAATTTTCTGCCCCGTCGAAAGATGGCGGTGCAGTACTTCCCCCAAAGTCTGCGTAACAATCTGAATTTCCTGCTTCAAAGAGTAAGCCCCCTGCCATCTTCGTTCTGCTAGTTCGCGACCGAAACAATTCAACGCCGGATCATCAAACACAAAAAATGTCATTTCTCTGGGACTCGAAGCGATCGCTGCTTCCACATTGATATCTCTTGGTCTCAAGCGTTTGAAAGGCTCCATACTTCCCGGCATTGCGTCAATATTGATACCTGACCATCCTCTTTGATAGAAGATGAAAGTATTGGAGAACCGTTTAGGATGATGAGCACCCACATCCACATAAAATCCACGATCGACAGTCTCAAACACACGATGCAAAATCAGATCCTCACCTTCTTGCGAATAGGACTTTCTGGAGTGCCCATCCCGAAGAGTCATTTTCAAGTCTTTCAGATTGTTTTTTAGCAGCATAGGAAGTGTTTTCATCAGAAGTTATCCAAAGAAGTTATCCAACCAAGAAAAGTGCTTTGAGTTGTAACGCCAAAATCCGTTTTGCTCTGGGATCAACGAAGTTTGTTACGACCACCGCACATCCATAAGCAATCACCGTTGCAATTGCCGCACCGACTCCAGCGTAAATTGGAATCAGAATAAAATTGAGCAGCACATTGATCACCGCACCGATCAGAGTCCTCTGTAATGACAGCTTGAGAAACCCCTCAGCAAAGCTCCACGACTCTTGAGCCACCCCCAGAAACACAAACACACCTGCCCAAATGTGAATTGCTAAGATGGGTGCAGATGCAGCATAATCGCTGCCAAACAAAAGCATAATCAGCCATCCTGCTAGAAAAGTGACTGGGAGCGCGATCGCATAAGCAAGCCGTACCAGAAAGTTAAATAGACCTTGTAGTCGTTGATAGTACAGATCAATATCTTTCGATCGTAGTTCTACAATCGCCGGAAAGGCTGAGGAAGTCAGAGCCATCGGCACAAAATACCAGATCTCAGACAGCTTCACGGCTGCTGAATACACTCCAACCGCTTCACTTCCCATCATTTCATTCAACATCACCTGATCAATCTTCATGTAAGTCATGATCGCCAAGCCTGACAGAATTAAAGCCCAGCAGTTTTTCAGCAATGTCCGAGCGCGAGTGATATTTCCTCGCCACGAGGTCAAAGAAAATCCTCTAGAGCAGTAGGCTGCAATTAGTCCAATTGCAATTAGGATGCCCTCAAAACAGGCTGCCCAAGCAAAGGCAATCAGGGGCGCTCTAATATGAATGAGTGTTACTCTCACCCCAACCGTAAAGATGAAGGCGGCGCTTTTTGCAAGAATTGAATACTTTGATTGCAACTGTGATTGGAACCAGGAGTCAATAATGTCAAAGGATTGAAAGATAAATCCTGCGGCAGTAATTCCTACAAGCCATTGGATCATGGCATCGTTTGGGCGCATCCAGTAAATTACACCCAACGATAACAACCAAGCCGAAATGCCACCTACCAATCGAATCAGGAAAGTCGTACCTAGAATTTCATCTTTATCAGCAGGAGACTGCACAATATCGCGAACCACAAGCCCCTCTAACCCCAATGTCGCAATGGGGCTGAAGAGCGCAGAAAAAGCGATCGCATAGTTAAACAGTCCAAATTGCTCTGGCCCTAAGTATCGAGCAACCCAAACGCCTAGAATCAGCGCCAATCCCATGCGGAGAATTCGATCAATAAGCAACCATCCCGTATTGCCAAGAATCTTTTGTACGGTATAGCGCCCCTCCAGCTTAGTGCGAAGAAACGGAGGCAGAAGTTGAACCCAGGATTGATTCATACCGGTAAGCTCCTGACAGATTGAAGTTCAGGAGCCGACTTTCTTTGCTGTCTGTATTCAATCTGCAAGCGGCTTAATGCGATCGTATACAACACCCAAATATAGTTTGCACCTGTCAGCAGTGTGTGTGAGACGTTGAAGAAAACTAGGTAAACCAAGATCAGAAGTGGCAAACTGCAATCTGCTGAGCCGTTTTGCAGGCTGTACTTCACTGCTTGAGCGAGTCCGACAAACCAAGACATAAAGAACAGGATGAGTCCAAGCACTCCCAAACTCAATGCTAAATCAATAAAACCATTGTGGGCATGAGTTGGAATAAAACCACCATAAATGATAATGCCATGAGCCGGATCATCATCTCCACGCCAAGCTTGCCAAAAGCTATTAATGCCGTAGCCTACAAACAAATTATGCTGCTCTAAGCGATCGATCAGTTGCGGCCAAAACTCTGTTCGTCCTGTCAGTGACATATCTTTGCCCAAAGCCGCGAAAATGAGTGGAAGTAAATACTGCATAATCACAGAGGTTACAATTGCTAAAATTAGCCCCCCGATTAGCAACACTGGAAAGTATTTACTATCCAAGAATTTCACCGATTGTAGAACAATGACTAAGACCGTTAAGACAACACAGATAAAGATACTCTGAGCAGAATTCGCCATTAACATCACCATGCCCAAAAAGCCTGCGATCGCAAATGCCTTCCAGCGCTCTTGTTTAGGAGCATCTAAGCCATAAGAAACCCAGAGCGCAACACCGAACGCCAGAAAATTACCGAGATCAATTGGAAAAGGCATAATTCCAGATAGTCCTTTGTCTTTAATTGCTAGTGAGGGCACGATCGCAGGCGAACACAAATTAATAATGCCGCTTACAAATGCCAATCGTCGGAGTATGACGCATAGCGCTTTAAAGCTGTACTCCCTAGCAATATGAATCGCGAACAGAGTCGCAAATAGAAAGACCAAGCCGTACCTAAAACATAAAATCGGAGTCTCTGACCAAAAAGCAGACAACAGCGCCAAGAGCAATAACCCGAACAAAAACGGATTCCTGCCCAGGTAGAGCAAGCCGCTAAAGAAATTCCTAAACCAAGAGCTTAGTAGAAGAGCAATCGCACCATAGAAAGTCAATTGCACAAATGCAGATTCAGGAGACTTATCGAACCCAGCGAGCGCTTCTGGCTGAAAATAAGGGAATGGCGCAACGGTTGGATG from Cyanobacteria bacterium FACHB-DQ100 encodes the following:
- a CDS encoding glycosyltransferase family 2 protein, producing MRQTTIAILLTCYNRREKTLRCLQALSEQNLPPGIELKPYLIDDGSTDGTAEAVRQNYPNVRVRQGTGSLFWNGGTRLAFETAQAEDPDYYCLLNDDTMLYPYALRALLEVSDKLAAQGEQKAIVVASTLDPDTNQPSYGGVAQTYFWHPLKFHQVNPDLKQPRRCDTFHGNCVLIPRTVAALVGNFNPVYTHNLADHDYGLRARRQGCSIWIAPGYLGTCSANPHRSRMVKSDLAGVKLEQVNRPKGFALEDVTLHSFEEWKAFCRENGGVFWLFYWLLPYRRLFWLMLVQRMSFSVR
- a CDS encoding flippase, whose protein sequence is MNQSWVQLLPPFLRTKLEGRYTVQKILGNTGWLLIDRILRMGLALILGVWVARYLGPEQFGLFNYAIAFSALFSPIATLGLEGLVVRDIVQSPADKDEILGTTFLIRLVGGISAWLLSLGVIYWMRPNDAMIQWLVGITAAGFIFQSFDIIDSWFQSQLQSKYSILAKSAAFIFTVGVRVTLIHIRAPLIAFAWAACFEGILIAIGLIAAYCSRGFSLTSWRGNITRARTLLKNCWALILSGLAIMTYMKIDQVMLNEMMGSEAVGVYSAAVKLSEIWYFVPMALTSSAFPAIVELRSKDIDLYYQRLQGLFNFLVRLAYAIALPVTFLAGWLIMLLFGSDYAASAPILAIHIWAGVFVFLGVAQESWSFAEGFLKLSLQRTLIGAVINVLLNFILIPIYAGVGAAIATVIAYGCAVVVTNFVDPRAKRILALQLKALFLVG
- a CDS encoding glycosyltransferase family 4 protein; translated protein: MAAQKLRILLSAFVCHPDKGSEEGVGWNWLKELAKEHEVYALISDFLGQEEPVRAAVDRLPYRDNIHLIFIPMPQGSKLMMALFPRFEFYNLCVEWQKQAFIEAQELLETVTIDLVHHVTYGSWTIPSYLSRLPKPFILGPVTGSQSVPLVGYSFLPAKGIVQEMIRMAYFIWTRLTSVAARETVRKAELVLCGNLETLNEIRRMRDSETTFLMSDSGIPKLPEGLSKTEKPESAEICLLWAGLIEPRKNFGLLLQALQRLPSNISWRLLVVGSGVLLPYWKKKVIQAGLQSKIEFLGQVPYREMSGYYQRADIFVFPSLREGSPNVILEAMAYKLPVIGLKLNGTATVLSEDCGILVNVGSKKQIVHDFASAITSLAEAPELRRKIGEKGYERVKSFYTWEQRGKKMSFLYQSVLNTAS
- a CDS encoding FkbM family methyltransferase, which produces MTLRDGHSRKSYSQEGEDLILHRVFETVDRGFYVDVGAHHPKRFSNTFIFYQRGWSGINIDAMPGSMEPFKRLRPRDINVEAAIASSPREMTFFVFDDPALNCFGRELAERRWQGAYSLKQEIQIVTQTLGEVLHRHLSTGQKINFLSIDVEGLDLEVLQSNDWSAFRPEYILAECAEMDLEQIQKGSVYQFLAERGYSLFAKTLSTAVFKANE
- a CDS encoding glycosyltransferase family 4 protein, producing the protein MEVLHLSSSDLTGGAARATYRLHRGLRQAGYRSQMLVQAKSSHDPSVLVEKKFLRKFNEKLLISERLDDLPARSRSHSRFSPQWVPNRVVSQVAQLKPSVIHLHWIFKGFLNIENLAQFRQPLVWTLHDMAGFTGGCHYAEQCDRYTKSCGACPQLQSSQEQDLSRWVWNRKAKAWRDLDLVVVTPSRWLADCASQSSVFRHTPVRVIPNGLDLQIYKPFDRPAARDRLNLPQDKLLVLFGALDPTSDTRKGWHLLQSALQKLRTTEWKDRIELVIFGASQPEKTVDVGFKVHYLGHLNDDVSLAIAYAAAEVMVVPSVQEAFGQTASESLACGTPVVAFDATGLKDIVDHQVNGFLAAAYQPESLVQGIIWVLEDLERHQFLSENARKKAETSFCLTLQAQQHIALYSELVEKTVS
- a CDS encoding glycosyltransferase; the protein is MKILNLTTAIPSRYGTGADIASQHFIDAMKALGHSVSIVGYRRWGDRHPYGKDTIEVGERHIETSSAGIHSLLWAAIALFRQLPYSSAKYYSNRYVQTVRSLLSQQHYDVIVLEHSSQLCWLKPALVEPSKIAVLAHNVEHEIYQQRLKSSVDHLKKRVYQREAQLVKQMEANLAATSEAIWTLSSHDASYFRQFDKTDSVKVFELPVNVSPVNPTHRKTYDIGMIGSWIWKPNADGLCYFFDQVYPHLPAHCSIRVAGRGAEWIKDKYHNVEYLGFVEDAQAFLAEARVIAIPSICGGGVQLKTLEAIGLALPVVATPFALRGLTTLPTTVYSAEQPGQFAQAIQTAIARSITPDDLESVKTWVENRYNQFLHSVETALTLLTHEA
- a CDS encoding O-antigen ligase family protein → MREIFFNPIVLLLVAMIGAIYLLLFSSWVTREENNHRLRWLITFIFLFSGLHPTVAPFPYFQPEALAGFDKSPESAFVQLTFYGAIALLLSSWFRNFFSGLLYLGRNPFLFGLLLLALLSAFWSETPILCFRYGLVFLFATLFAIHIAREYSFKALCVILRRLAFVSGIINLCSPAIVPSLAIKDKGLSGIMPFPIDLGNFLAFGVALWVSYGLDAPKQERWKAFAIAGFLGMVMLMANSAQSIFICVVLTVLVIVLQSVKFLDSKYFPVLLIGGLILAIVTSVIMQYLLPLIFAALGKDMSLTGRTEFWPQLIDRLEQHNLFVGYGINSFWQAWRGDDDPAHGIIIYGGFIPTHAHNGFIDLALSLGVLGLILFFMSWFVGLAQAVKYSLQNGSADCSLPLLILVYLVFFNVSHTLLTGANYIWVLYTIALSRLQIEYRQQRKSAPELQSVRSLPV
- a CDS encoding glycosyltransferase family 4 protein — its product is MTIEKKLLLVTFPVDLGNRTNEKRLISIFENYLDLRVHQFIPNQAQRGVPTTKFAYASVIARRFLGSYNLCREVLRAYQEGRKVLFHGISPALFAYPVTRKQSSYIVTDWTKKLYEPFLNASLSPSWLTATHREVMSAQRYVFGLTDAVIEGIHQDYQIPKSKLRKARLPFCPDLDLFIPSPERYDREIRLLFVGGDFQRKGGDVLLRWFKQLDNPNVKLTIVTKQAVESHPNLTVKTSVDYGQTEHINLFGSHDIFVLPTTLEGYPSVIGEAGCAGLAILTTKNALGAPEIIVNGENGYICSSQEDLIQQLEALIQNKPMIESMKRKSRLMMEEKFAEDLVLGDFINCMFGNQA